A stretch of the Paenibacillus dendritiformis genome encodes the following:
- a CDS encoding MFS transporter, which yields MGIKDTPSAVARILFWSAVVFNVAVWIDLVAMLNYWGFYHAATPIQLGVLVMSFSGSMALATAMGSGRIQKRNVLAMMGAALGSGMIMVLHLSVASFAAAIGLILIKGLLIGCFVNGQEVLLRRMTSPQLYEALDKRFEWLVAIVKCAGPLAAGLSVMVWQPQVTVWIAAVTYAVTAIPAAFLSRPARAGEASREEPAQDNGNVRHPGEAPDASVRAYLMSGLIILAAMSFFVTVGDSQLVVLFRDIYQWDNAAIVAYVMAAAGLGTLLVRMRVESSGGQPSFKAISLSSAGLALVFLAVTWAMSRHMDVAWLLGLFFAGGICWQIGFSLYLKKLGQLAAARAKMVQFGTVMALTYILGPLFGGLGVAWLGIGATFLWAGACILVFGLAASAGYAAILAKLRKSAQRSSHPVKEAK from the coding sequence ATGGGAATAAAGGATACGCCGTCTGCCGTTGCCCGCATCCTGTTCTGGTCGGCTGTTGTCTTTAACGTGGCCGTGTGGATCGATCTGGTGGCGATGCTGAATTACTGGGGCTTTTACCATGCGGCCACGCCCATCCAGCTCGGGGTTCTCGTCATGAGCTTTTCGGGTTCCATGGCCCTGGCGACAGCAATGGGAAGCGGACGGATTCAGAAGCGGAATGTACTGGCTATGATGGGAGCTGCTTTGGGGAGCGGGATGATCATGGTGCTTCATTTGTCCGTGGCGTCTTTTGCCGCGGCAATCGGACTGATCCTCATCAAAGGCTTGCTCATCGGATGCTTTGTTAACGGACAGGAGGTATTGCTGCGGAGGATGACCTCTCCGCAGCTATATGAAGCGCTTGACAAGCGGTTCGAATGGCTGGTGGCGATCGTCAAGTGCGCCGGGCCGCTGGCTGCCGGATTGAGCGTGATGGTATGGCAACCGCAGGTGACCGTGTGGATAGCCGCCGTTACCTATGCCGTTACTGCCATTCCCGCAGCCTTTCTGTCCAGACCTGCGCGAGCGGGAGAGGCGAGCAGGGAGGAGCCGGCCCAGGACAACGGGAACGTGCGGCATCCAGGCGAGGCGCCGGACGCATCCGTTCGCGCATACCTGATGTCGGGGCTCATTATCCTTGCGGCGATGTCCTTCTTCGTCACGGTCGGCGATTCACAATTGGTCGTGTTGTTCCGCGACATCTACCAGTGGGACAATGCCGCGATCGTGGCTTATGTGATGGCTGCCGCAGGTCTCGGCACGCTGTTGGTTCGGATGCGGGTGGAATCATCCGGAGGCCAGCCCTCCTTCAAGGCGATAAGCCTGTCCTCGGCAGGGTTGGCGCTCGTATTTCTTGCCGTTACGTGGGCCATGAGCCGGCACATGGACGTAGCCTGGCTATTGGGACTGTTTTTTGCCGGCGGCATATGCTGGCAAATCGGCTTCTCCCTTTATCTGAAAAAGCTCGGTCAATTGGCTGCCGCTCGCGCAAAAATGGTGCAATTCGGGACGGTCATGGCGCTTACGTATATTTTGGGGCCCCTCTTCGGAGGATTGGGCGTGGCATGGCTCGGAATCGGCGCGACGTTCTTGTGGGCGGGAGCGTGCATCCTTGTTTTCGGCCTTGCGGCCAGTGCGGGGTATGCCGCGATTCTGGCAAAGCTGCGCAAATCGGCCCAGCGCTCATCCCATCCAGTGAAGGAAGCGAAATGA
- a CDS encoding methyltransferase domain-containing protein — protein sequence MNKLMMDEGKLKRLLERMKGQMNISWSKEEQVLGQFGVKDGDSILEVGSGPGFVTEQLSRMFPSSRITSIEIEDYYVQYARQRIAPGNDGRVSVVHGDILEHGLPLAHFDVAIARLVFQHLPDPAQAARNIFDLLKPGGKLIILDVDDAIWGMVDPVIPELMHVLNQHAKEQASQGGNRFIGRRLWHMLQQAGYADLQLKLLASHSDELGIEAFLPQVDAEEMRTMVESGFATEEEVAAVQKGVSSFLASEHPYAMLIMMAVCGVRPNS from the coding sequence ATGAACAAGCTGATGATGGATGAAGGAAAGCTGAAGCGGTTGTTAGAGCGGATGAAAGGGCAAATGAACATCAGTTGGTCCAAGGAAGAACAGGTTCTCGGACAGTTCGGCGTCAAGGATGGCGATTCCATTCTGGAGGTTGGCAGCGGTCCCGGATTCGTGACGGAGCAGCTCTCGCGAATGTTCCCTTCGAGCCGCATTACTTCTATTGAAATCGAAGATTATTACGTCCAATATGCACGGCAGCGCATTGCGCCCGGAAATGATGGACGGGTAAGCGTCGTGCATGGAGACATTCTGGAACATGGCCTTCCGCTCGCTCATTTCGATGTCGCCATCGCCAGACTTGTGTTTCAGCATTTGCCGGATCCGGCCCAAGCCGCAAGGAACATATTCGATCTGCTGAAGCCGGGAGGAAAGCTGATTATTTTGGATGTGGACGACGCCATCTGGGGCATGGTCGATCCGGTTATTCCGGAGCTGATGCATGTGTTGAATCAGCATGCCAAGGAGCAGGCTTCGCAAGGAGGAAACCGGTTCATTGGCCGCCGGCTCTGGCATATGCTGCAGCAGGCCGGCTATGCCGATTTGCAGCTGAAGCTGCTCGCCTCACATAGCGACGAGCTCGGCATCGAAGCCTTCCTGCCGCAAGTCGATGCCGAGGAGATGCGAACGATGGTGGAGAGCGGATTTGCGACGGAAGAAGAAGTGGCAGCCGTGCAGAAAGGCGTCTCTTCCTTTCTCGCCAGCGAGCACCCATACGCCATGCTCATCATGATGGCCGTCTGTGGTGTCAGACCTAACTCGTAG
- a CDS encoding non-ribosomal peptide synthetase — protein MTNKNELETRRSLLSDKQRELLEQWKLGRGRKQPRIVPRPEEDGLVLSPAQKRLWFMDQMLADKSAYNMYFAVRFSGELDIEAARRALQHIIDRHESLRINFINSGGRPQLRRMDRFTLELPIEDVSGLHETEAEAQANAVIQRVISSPFDLERGLLMRAQVIRLKEREHMLAICLHHIISDGWSMGVLAKEWVACYRSYSEGKTPALAPLPIQYSDFAHWQTEQLKSGAWEKHLRYWKDRLEHCPSIALAPDKKMTDWAGNRGGEVPFELPDDLAHALKSFCAEADATMFMTLLALFGGVLYRYTHERTLVVGTPVANRNDTEIEGLIGYFVNLLPLRMDIGEDMTFRELLRQVAATAAEAYDHQDFPFDRIVEELQPDRQGWAIPLVRNLFVYQNTPAVDIQLPKARAESIRLFNGTSKSDVLLSMAELQGKITGRLEYNANLFVPQSMQNFVNHFIQFIRSALSAPDRAIGRLDLMEEGERERMLQRSAAIEATAAASEGIHRQFERNAALYPNNVALKWNEAVWTYRELNAYANRLARHLLQSGAEPGQFIGLCMYRSPYLIAGILAILKAGCAYVPLDPAYPEERIRWMLSDSGCALLLVDEETRDVVAFRSCTRINAAALPEDPSSDSASDLSVVVNESDLAYMIYTSGSTGKPKGVLVEHGSVNRLFAATRRLFGFHAEDVWTLYHSCAFDFSVWEIWGALLHGGSLVIVPAGVTRSFEDFYRLLARERVTVLNQTPSAFKQLIHVEQHAGFEEAGELSLRYIIFGGEALELQSLRPWFRLHGDRRPQLINMYGITEITVHATFRPITLEDLDAGAGSVIGAPLPDLEAYILDEHGQPVPLGVPGELYIGGRGVARGYWNREELTRERFIANPFASVSACGPRARLYRSGDLARWTAAGEIEYLGRRDEQVKVRGYRIELGEIESAVSDHELVSQSVVVAERNEHGDAQLTCYVIPHKNELHAHGTLRQFKGELVERWETVFDSYYAKGNEHEDKTFHIVGWNDTYTGLPIPAVEMEEWTSETVERILKYRPKRVLEIGCGTGLLLFRIAPSCESYIGTDLSENAIEYVSSHLHLLGENRHKVSLFKCNAHELPDVDQVDMVILNSVVQYFPDVSYLNEVLQHVAGKLKPGGCIFLGDICGLMFREAFHCSVVLNGVDERISLPEFNRLVLRKMKQHSELMLDTGYFAQLQRELTSIRTVEVLYKKGNYRNEMNKFRYDAVLHVGDKPVWETEALFEWSPDIKRQLREGKLCAAHSSACFLVTGIPNGRLAEEWEFMRWRRQAAPADTIADYRRHFMRESPLSQWTDPADILQWGGQSHHVELLLSDDETCLDAIFMPYGEEKLTPCRYTGAPKASLELASIPMQQEVEGRLAASIREELKQRLPDFMIPSQFVVLEQFPLTANGKIERAKLRELKPGRHLADKETALDGAQHFTDTELALREMWLGLLDAEHIGLEDSFFDMGGHSLLISRMMFQIRKKFQVQIPLVQLMQEPTIKSIASQIERVLAQEEAGDGLDLASRIVLDPAIQAADIPQAVSMAEDEAVLLTGGTGFFGAFLLHELLHSDSSRHVYCLVRAADRETGMRRIAEGMRKYGLWKDEYETRVTAVTGDLGAARLGLDEKAYEFLTKEITSIFHNGAVVNFAQPYLALEAVNVKGCEEILRFAAAGAVKPIHYISTLYVFSEKDAKIKKIILEDDVPVCSDALKLGYTQSKWVAEGVMREGRRRGIPVSMYRLGRISGDSRTGACQDSDFFWKIIRFCLQLGAFPDIDFRFNLIPADFAADIIVRLASSRFSNQTFHVMNDHDCSFKDITRILAKRGYSFAYLPWMDWKARVSQSLEAGNDAGNAGGLDISIVPFIEEMSISEGETPVFNADKVFSFLKERKLDCPQMDADRLAMYIDYFAASGYFEPISV, from the coding sequence ATGACGAACAAAAATGAATTGGAAACGCGACGTTCACTTTTGTCGGACAAGCAGCGCGAGCTGCTTGAGCAGTGGAAGCTGGGACGAGGCAGGAAGCAACCGCGGATTGTTCCCAGACCGGAAGAAGATGGCCTGGTGCTGTCTCCGGCCCAGAAAAGGCTATGGTTCATGGATCAAATGCTGGCGGATAAGTCTGCTTACAACATGTATTTTGCCGTGAGGTTCAGCGGAGAGCTGGACATAGAGGCAGCCCGCCGGGCGCTGCAGCATATTATCGACCGCCATGAGTCGCTGCGCATCAATTTCATCAATTCCGGCGGTCGGCCGCAACTGCGGCGGATGGACCGTTTCACGCTGGAATTGCCCATCGAAGATGTTAGCGGACTGCATGAGACAGAAGCTGAAGCTCAAGCGAACGCGGTGATCCAGCGCGTCATTTCTTCGCCTTTCGATCTGGAGAGAGGGCTTCTGATGCGTGCCCAGGTCATCCGGTTGAAGGAGCGGGAGCATATGCTCGCGATATGCCTGCACCATATTATTTCCGACGGCTGGTCCATGGGCGTGCTGGCAAAGGAATGGGTGGCGTGCTACCGATCTTATTCAGAAGGCAAGACGCCCGCCCTTGCTCCCTTGCCGATTCAGTACAGCGATTTCGCGCATTGGCAGACGGAGCAGCTAAAATCGGGGGCATGGGAGAAGCATTTGCGTTATTGGAAGGACAGATTGGAGCATTGCCCGAGCATTGCGCTCGCACCGGACAAAAAAATGACGGATTGGGCCGGAAACCGGGGCGGAGAGGTGCCCTTCGAACTCCCGGACGATCTGGCTCACGCACTCAAATCATTTTGCGCCGAAGCAGACGCGACAATGTTCATGACGCTGCTCGCCCTGTTCGGGGGCGTGCTCTACCGCTATACTCATGAGCGCACGCTCGTGGTCGGGACGCCTGTTGCCAATCGCAACGATACAGAAATCGAAGGTCTCATCGGTTACTTCGTCAATTTATTGCCGCTTCGCATGGACATAGGCGAGGACATGACATTCCGCGAACTGCTGCGACAAGTGGCAGCAACGGCGGCCGAAGCATACGATCATCAGGATTTCCCTTTCGACCGCATCGTTGAGGAACTGCAGCCGGATCGCCAAGGATGGGCCATCCCGCTGGTTCGAAATCTGTTCGTCTATCAAAATACGCCTGCGGTCGATATTCAGCTTCCGAAAGCGCGAGCGGAGAGCATCAGACTGTTTAACGGCACGTCGAAGTCGGATGTGCTGCTGTCGATGGCGGAATTGCAAGGAAAAATCACCGGGCGGCTTGAATATAACGCCAATCTGTTCGTTCCGCAGTCGATGCAGAACTTCGTCAATCACTTTATTCAGTTCATTCGATCGGCGCTGTCTGCGCCTGATCGGGCTATCGGCCGGCTCGACTTGATGGAGGAGGGCGAGCGGGAGAGAATGCTGCAGCGCTCCGCCGCAATAGAGGCAACTGCGGCGGCATCGGAAGGCATTCATCGGCAATTCGAGCGCAATGCGGCCCTGTATCCGAACAATGTCGCGTTGAAGTGGAACGAAGCGGTTTGGACCTACCGGGAGCTCAACGCTTATGCGAACCGGCTTGCCCGCCATCTGCTGCAGTCGGGGGCTGAGCCCGGGCAATTCATCGGCTTGTGCATGTACCGCTCCCCTTATCTCATTGCCGGAATCCTGGCCATCTTAAAAGCCGGCTGCGCATATGTACCTCTCGATCCGGCGTATCCCGAAGAACGCATCCGCTGGATGCTGAGCGACTCGGGATGCGCGCTGCTGCTGGTGGATGAAGAGACCCGGGACGTGGTGGCATTCCGTTCTTGCACGCGTATTAATGCAGCGGCGCTGCCGGAGGATCCGTCAAGCGATTCTGCGAGCGATTTGTCTGTAGTCGTCAATGAATCCGATTTGGCCTACATGATCTACACGTCAGGCTCGACAGGGAAGCCTAAGGGAGTGCTTGTCGAGCATGGCAGCGTGAACCGGTTGTTCGCAGCGACGCGGCGATTGTTCGGCTTCCATGCGGAAGATGTATGGACGCTGTATCACTCATGCGCCTTCGATTTTTCTGTCTGGGAAATATGGGGGGCACTGCTCCATGGAGGAAGCCTTGTGATTGTGCCTGCCGGCGTGACGCGTTCCTTCGAGGACTTCTATCGGCTTCTCGCGCGCGAGCGGGTAACGGTACTGAATCAGACGCCGTCTGCCTTCAAGCAATTGATCCATGTCGAGCAGCATGCCGGATTCGAGGAGGCTGGGGAACTGTCGCTGCGTTACATTATTTTCGGCGGGGAAGCGCTGGAGCTGCAGTCGCTGCGGCCTTGGTTCCGGCTGCATGGCGATCGCCGGCCTCAATTGATCAATATGTACGGCATTACCGAAATTACGGTGCACGCGACGTTCCGGCCGATTACGCTGGAGGATCTGGATGCCGGGGCGGGCAGTGTCATCGGCGCGCCGCTGCCGGATCTGGAAGCGTACATCCTCGACGAGCATGGCCAGCCGGTTCCCTTGGGGGTTCCGGGGGAGCTGTATATTGGCGGGAGAGGCGTAGCCCGCGGATACTGGAACCGCGAAGAGCTGACCAGGGAGCGGTTCATCGCGAATCCGTTCGCTTCCGTCTCGGCGTGCGGACCCCGGGCTCGCCTGTACCGATCCGGGGACTTGGCCAGATGGACGGCGGCGGGAGAGATCGAATATTTGGGCCGCCGCGACGAGCAGGTGAAGGTTCGCGGCTATCGCATTGAGCTTGGCGAGATCGAGAGCGCAGTGAGCGATCATGAGCTGGTGTCCCAAAGCGTGGTCGTTGCCGAACGGAATGAGCACGGAGATGCCCAATTAACTTGTTATGTGATCCCGCACAAAAATGAACTGCATGCGCACGGCACGCTTCGGCAGTTCAAAGGCGAACTGGTCGAACGATGGGAGACGGTATTCGACAGCTATTACGCCAAAGGCAATGAACATGAGGACAAGACGTTCCATATCGTCGGATGGAATGACACCTATACGGGGCTGCCCATACCGGCGGTCGAGATGGAGGAATGGACCAGCGAAACGGTCGAACGGATTCTGAAGTACAGGCCGAAACGGGTGCTGGAAATCGGATGCGGTACCGGCTTGCTGCTGTTCCGGATCGCCCCGTCGTGCGAGTCCTATATCGGCACCGATTTATCCGAGAACGCGATCGAATATGTCAGTTCGCATCTGCATCTGCTGGGAGAGAACCGCCATAAGGTTTCGCTGTTCAAATGCAATGCCCACGAGCTTCCCGACGTGGATCAGGTCGACATGGTCATATTGAACTCGGTGGTGCAGTATTTCCCGGATGTCTCGTATCTGAATGAGGTTCTGCAGCATGTTGCCGGCAAATTGAAGCCGGGCGGATGCATCTTTCTCGGCGACATTTGCGGCCTTATGTTCAGAGAAGCGTTCCATTGCTCCGTCGTGCTGAATGGCGTGGACGAGCGAATTTCGCTGCCGGAGTTCAACCGGCTCGTGCTTCGCAAAATGAAGCAGCACAGCGAACTGATGCTGGACACCGGCTATTTCGCGCAATTGCAGCGGGAACTGACCTCCATCCGAACGGTTGAAGTGCTCTATAAAAAGGGCAACTATCGCAATGAGATGAACAAGTTCCGATACGATGCGGTGCTGCATGTCGGCGATAAACCGGTATGGGAGACCGAGGCTCTCTTTGAATGGAGTCCCGATATCAAGCGGCAGCTGCGCGAAGGCAAGCTGTGCGCCGCGCATTCTTCCGCCTGCTTCCTCGTGACGGGGATCCCGAATGGACGCCTTGCGGAGGAGTGGGAATTTATGCGCTGGCGGCGCCAGGCCGCTCCGGCGGACACGATCGCGGATTACCGCAGGCATTTCATGCGGGAGTCGCCGTTATCGCAATGGACGGATCCGGCGGACATTCTCCAATGGGGCGGGCAGAGCCATCATGTGGAACTTCTGTTGTCCGATGATGAGACATGCTTGGACGCGATCTTCATGCCTTACGGGGAGGAGAAGCTGACGCCTTGCAGATACACGGGTGCACCCAAGGCTTCATTGGAGCTGGCAAGCATTCCGATGCAGCAGGAGGTGGAAGGAAGGCTGGCCGCCAGCATTCGAGAAGAGCTGAAGCAACGGCTGCCGGACTTCATGATTCCGTCCCAATTCGTGGTTCTGGAGCAATTCCCGCTTACGGCCAACGGCAAGATCGAACGCGCAAAATTGCGCGAGCTGAAGCCCGGCAGGCACTTGGCGGATAAGGAGACGGCGTTAGATGGCGCGCAGCACTTCACGGATACGGAGCTGGCGCTGCGCGAGATGTGGCTAGGCTTGCTTGATGCGGAGCATATCGGATTAGAGGATAGCTTTTTCGATATGGGCGGCCACTCGCTTCTAATCAGCCGGATGATGTTCCAGATTCGGAAGAAGTTCCAGGTTCAGATTCCGCTAGTACAGTTGATGCAAGAGCCGACGATCAAGAGCATTGCCTCGCAAATCGAGAGGGTGTTGGCGCAGGAAGAAGCTGGGGACGGACTGGACTTGGCAAGCAGGATCGTGCTCGATCCGGCCATTCAGGCTGCGGATATCCCGCAAGCGGTGAGCATGGCAGAGGATGAAGCCGTGCTTCTGACGGGAGGCACGGGATTCTTCGGGGCGTTCCTGCTGCATGAGTTATTGCACTCCGATTCCTCCCGGCACGTCTATTGTCTGGTACGCGCTGCGGACCGGGAGACAGGCATGCGCAGGATCGCCGAGGGGATGAGAAAGTATGGGCTATGGAAGGACGAGTACGAGACGCGGGTGACGGCGGTAACCGGGGATTTGGGCGCAGCGCGTCTAGGGCTGGACGAGAAGGCATACGAATTCTTGACCAAGGAGATCACGTCCATTTTTCACAACGGAGCCGTCGTGAATTTTGCCCAACCTTATTTGGCATTGGAGGCTGTCAATGTCAAGGGGTGCGAGGAGATATTGCGGTTTGCCGCGGCCGGAGCCGTGAAGCCGATCCATTATATCTCCACATTATATGTATTCTCTGAAAAAGATGCCAAAATCAAGAAAATCATTCTAGAGGATGATGTGCCTGTTTGTAGCGATGCTTTAAAATTGGGGTACACACAAAGCAAATGGGTGGCGGAAGGAGTAATGCGGGAAGGCAGAAGACGCGGAATCCCCGTCAGCATGTATCGTCTTGGCCGGATTTCGGGCGACAGCCGAACCGGGGCGTGCCAAGACAGTGACTTCTTCTGGAAAATCATCCGCTTCTGTCTCCAGCTTGGCGCATTCCCGGATATCGATTTCCGATTCAACTTGATTCCGGCCGACTTTGCCGCAGACATCATCGTTCGGCTAGCCTCCTCCAGATTCTCGAATCAGACATTTCACGTGATGAATGATCACGATTGCTCATTCAAGGATATCACCCGCATACTCGCGAAGCGAGGATATTCATTTGCGTACCTGCCCTGGATGGATTGGAAGGCGAGAGTGTCGCAGAGCCTGGAAGCAGGCAATGATGCAGGCAATGCGGGCGGGCTCGACATCTCGATCGTGCCGTTCATTGAGGAAATGTCCATCAGTGAAGGCGAGACACCTGTCTTTAACGCGGACAAAGTGTTCTCCTTCCTGAAAGAACGCAAGCTAGACTGCCCGCAAATGGATGCAGACAGATTGGCCATGTATATCGATTATTTTGCTGCCAGCGGTTATTTCGAACCAATTTCCGTGTAA
- a CDS encoding type I polyketide synthase, which produces MTASEAENTIAIIGMSGRFPGASHTGQYWDNLKHGRETITFFTDEMLRESGIAEEKLRSPNYVKASPILDDIDKFDYQFFGMSKREADLLDPQHRLLLMCAWEALEDAGYVAESYPGLVSLFAGCGFNSYLVNEILPRRDELSEEELQMVLQANSNDYVSTRISYKLNLRGTSVTIQTACSTSLVAVHYACQSLLMYQSDLALAGGASIRVPQQEGYLYQEGGIFSPDGHCRAFDAKAQGTLFGSGAGIVALKRLEDALADRDHIYALILGSAVNNDGAAKVGYTAPSIEGQRRVVAEALMMAGAEPQTIDYIEAHGTGTALGDPIEIAALQEAFGETGEVSARQRCPIGSVKTNIGHLNAAAGIAGLIKTALMLHHRQIPPSLHYEDSNPAIDFKASHFYVNTALRDWPASDHPRRAGVSSFGIGGTNAHLILQEAPIPAECAAGRRKEQREQALLLSARTASALGAMEDALHRYFRHHPDASMDKVAYTLQVGRKAFPYRYAAISGRDGSLQVIGRGIAGKDKASIIFMFPGQGSQYLNMAAGLYEQIPLFRSWADKCIAVLNGSMRTEISQAMFRTNGAGEPQLLEQTAVAQPLLFIVEYALARCLMDWGLRPSAMIGHSLGEYVAACLAGVMRLEEALAIIVLRGTVMQQSPAGAMMAVSSSYEQIRSLADEAVYLSAVNGPGSCTVAGESEAIAGLAARLESSGIGHKLLPVSHAFHSPFMEPAAEQFERLLRQYELSAPSIPFISNVSGEYISEDQARSAAYWGAHMREPVNFGGGVSALMRSFGDDAIWLEVGPGRGLAQLVRQRDDESRKVHAINLMRHGKEEESDVAALWKGLAQCWLSGADIHWKHTHDGQPGRVPLPAYPFEGTRCWFGDRREGQASAGHAESAAPVGAGHERWEDDRAHLSTMYVPPADGLQENLVDIWEQVLGVRPIGIKDNFFELGGHSLMATQLISRVRNLLPDIDIKLERIFKYPTIEEIAEQLELQMIEHLAGNDQR; this is translated from the coding sequence ATGACGGCGAGCGAGGCGGAGAACACGATAGCCATTATCGGGATGAGCGGCAGATTTCCTGGAGCCAGCCATACGGGGCAGTATTGGGATAACTTGAAGCACGGCAGGGAGACGATCACCTTTTTCACCGATGAGATGCTGCGAGAATCCGGCATTGCAGAGGAGAAGTTGCGCAGCCCGAACTATGTGAAGGCTTCCCCGATCCTGGATGACATCGACAAGTTCGATTATCAATTTTTCGGCATGAGCAAGCGCGAGGCTGACCTTCTCGATCCGCAGCACCGCCTGCTGCTGATGTGCGCATGGGAAGCGCTTGAGGATGCGGGCTATGTCGCGGAGTCGTACCCGGGCTTGGTCAGTCTGTTCGCCGGATGCGGATTCAACAGTTACTTGGTGAACGAAATATTGCCGCGTCGCGATGAACTGTCGGAGGAAGAGCTGCAAATGGTGCTGCAGGCGAACAGCAACGATTATGTAAGCACCAGAATCTCTTACAAGCTGAATCTGCGCGGAACGAGCGTCACGATTCAGACGGCGTGCTCGACATCGCTCGTTGCCGTCCATTATGCCTGCCAGAGCCTTCTCATGTATCAGTCGGATCTGGCTCTTGCAGGCGGCGCCTCCATCCGGGTTCCGCAGCAGGAAGGATACTTGTACCAGGAAGGGGGGATTTTCTCCCCGGACGGGCATTGCCGGGCGTTTGACGCGAAGGCGCAGGGGACGCTCTTCGGCAGCGGAGCGGGGATCGTGGCGCTTAAGCGCCTGGAGGACGCTCTGGCCGATCGCGATCATATCTATGCCCTTATTCTTGGCAGCGCCGTGAATAATGACGGTGCCGCCAAGGTCGGGTACACGGCGCCAAGCATCGAAGGCCAGCGCCGCGTCGTGGCGGAGGCGCTCATGATGGCGGGGGCAGAACCGCAGACGATCGACTATATCGAAGCTCATGGGACCGGCACGGCGCTGGGCGATCCGATCGAGATAGCGGCGCTTCAAGAGGCATTCGGCGAGACTGGAGAAGTCAGCGCCAGGCAGCGCTGCCCGATCGGCTCCGTGAAGACGAATATCGGCCACTTGAACGCTGCCGCGGGCATTGCGGGGTTGATCAAGACGGCATTGATGCTGCATCACCGGCAAATTCCGCCGAGCCTGCATTATGAGGATTCCAACCCGGCCATTGACTTCAAGGCCAGTCATTTCTATGTCAATACGGCCTTGCGGGATTGGCCGGCCTCGGATCATCCCCGTCGGGCAGGGGTAAGCTCGTTCGGGATTGGCGGAACGAACGCCCATCTCATCTTGCAGGAGGCTCCAATACCTGCGGAATGCGCCGCGGGACGCCGGAAGGAGCAGAGAGAGCAGGCGCTTCTTCTGTCTGCGAGAACGGCCAGCGCTCTCGGTGCGATGGAGGATGCTCTGCATAGGTATTTCCGGCATCACCCGGACGCTTCCATGGACAAGGTCGCATATACGCTTCAAGTCGGCAGGAAAGCATTCCCTTATCGTTATGCGGCAATCTCCGGCAGGGACGGCAGTCTGCAAGTCATTGGCAGGGGCATTGCGGGCAAGGACAAGGCCAGCATCATTTTTATGTTTCCGGGACAAGGAAGCCAGTACTTGAACATGGCGGCCGGACTGTATGAACAGATCCCTTTGTTCCGCAGTTGGGCGGACAAGTGCATTGCGGTCCTGAACGGGAGCATGCGCACCGAGATATCGCAGGCGATGTTCCGTACGAACGGAGCCGGAGAACCGCAATTGTTGGAGCAGACCGCGGTAGCGCAACCGCTGCTGTTCATTGTCGAATATGCGCTTGCCCGCTGCTTGATGGATTGGGGACTGAGGCCCAGTGCCATGATCGGACACAGCCTCGGCGAATATGTAGCCGCCTGCCTTGCGGGCGTCATGCGGCTTGAAGAGGCGCTTGCGATCATCGTTCTAAGGGGGACGGTCATGCAGCAGAGCCCAGCCGGCGCCATGATGGCCGTATCTTCATCTTATGAGCAGATCCGGAGCTTAGCGGACGAAGCCGTGTACTTGTCGGCCGTCAACGGCCCCGGCTCATGCACGGTTGCGGGCGAGAGCGAAGCCATCGCTGGCTTGGCGGCGCGATTGGAGTCCAGCGGTATCGGCCACAAGCTTCTGCCCGTATCGCATGCGTTCCACAGCCCGTTCATGGAGCCGGCCGCGGAGCAATTCGAACGCTTGCTTCGCCAGTACGAGCTGTCAGCCCCTTCCATCCCTTTCATCTCCAATGTAAGCGGTGAGTACATATCGGAGGACCAGGCCAGGAGCGCCGCGTACTGGGGCGCCCATATGAGGGAGCCTGTCAACTTCGGAGGAGGGGTGTCCGCGCTTATGAGGAGCTTCGGAGATGATGCCATCTGGCTGGAGGTGGGACCAGGCAGAGGCTTGGCCCAATTGGTGCGGCAGCGTGACGATGAATCGCGCAAGGTTCATGCGATCAACTTGATGCGGCATGGCAAGGAGGAGGAATCCGACGTTGCCGCGTTATGGAAAGGCTTGGCCCAATGCTGGCTATCCGGAGCAGATATCCATTGGAAGCATACTCACGACGGACAACCCGGACGCGTGCCGCTGCCTGCGTATCCGTTCGAGGGGACGCGATGCTGGTTCGGCGACAGGCGGGAAGGCCAGGCAAGCGCGGGACATGCAGAATCCGCTGCGCCAGTAGGCGCGGGCCATGAGCGATGGGAGGACGACAGGGCGCACCTGTCAACGATGTACGTCCCTCCTGCGGACGGGTTGCAGGAGAATCTGGTGGACATATGGGAGCAGGTGCTTGGCGTACGCCCGATCGGCATCAAGGATAATTTCTTTGAACTGGGAGGCCATTCCTTGATGGCGACCCAGCTCATATCGCGCGTGCGGAATCTGCTGCCGGACATAGACATCAAGTTGGAGCGCATTTTCAAGTATCCGACGATTGAGGAGATTGCCGAGCAATTGGAACTGCAGATGATTGAGCATCTGGCAGGCAATGATCAGCGATAA